A genomic segment from Desulfurispirillum indicum S5 encodes:
- the htpX gene encoding protease HtpX — translation MRILLFLATNLAVIVVASITLSLLGVGSILDASGTGLNLTSLLIFCFVFGMSGSFVSLLLSKWIAKKGTGTVIIERPRNEREQWLVQTVRELSQKAGIGMPEVGVFPAQQSNAFATGWNRNNALVAVSQGMLQRFSDEEIRAVLGHEIGHVANGDMVTLALIQGVVNTFVMFFARIIGYTVDRVVFKTERGLGIGYYIVTIVAEIVLAILASMIVFWFSRRREYRADAAGASLAGAGPMIAALERLKREQGLPDEMPESMSAFGINSGVRTGIKQLFMTHPPLDDRIAALRNRR, via the coding sequence ATGCGTATACTGCTCTTTCTGGCTACCAACCTGGCGGTCATTGTCGTCGCCAGCATTACCCTGAGCCTGCTGGGCGTTGGTTCCATCCTGGATGCTTCGGGCACCGGGCTCAACCTGACCAGCCTGCTCATTTTCTGTTTTGTCTTCGGCATGTCCGGTTCTTTTGTCTCCCTGCTGCTTTCGAAATGGATAGCAAAAAAAGGGACTGGCACCGTTATCATCGAGCGCCCGCGTAACGAGCGCGAGCAGTGGCTTGTGCAGACGGTGCGTGAGCTTTCCCAGAAAGCCGGCATCGGCATGCCTGAAGTGGGCGTTTTTCCGGCTCAGCAGTCTAACGCCTTTGCCACCGGCTGGAATCGCAACAACGCCCTGGTGGCGGTGAGCCAGGGGATGCTCCAGCGTTTCAGTGACGAGGAGATCCGCGCCGTGCTCGGACATGAAATCGGCCACGTGGCCAACGGCGATATGGTAACCCTGGCCCTGATCCAGGGTGTGGTGAATACCTTTGTCATGTTTTTCGCCCGCATCATCGGTTACACCGTGGATCGCGTGGTCTTCAAGACCGAGCGTGGCCTGGGCATCGGCTATTACATCGTAACTATTGTGGCGGAGATCGTTCTGGCCATCCTGGCTTCCATGATCGTTTTCTGGTTCTCCCGTCGCCGTGAATACCGTGCCGATGCGGCTGGTGCCTCTCTGGCGGGAGCGGGCCCCATGATTGCCGCCCTTGAGCGCCTGAAGCGCGAGCAGGGGCTGCCCGATGAGATGCCAGAATCCATGAGTGCTTTCGGCATCAACTCCGGCGTTCGCACCGGCATCAAGCAGCTCTTCATGACGCACCCGCCCCTGGACGATCGTATCGCTGCCCTGCGTAATCGCAGATAA
- a CDS encoding sulfite exporter TauE/SafE family protein: MDILDNLYFIAGIALAGGFSHCIGMCGGIVVAYTTAKGEALSRWQRLSGHLLYNLGRTTTYVAMGALLALLGIAFRLDRTLHGIFFVAVALLMVVIGLQFLGVGRIPLLWDPASSGVFQQTFRRFTRSPSLWSYFGLGLLNGLLPCGFVYFFAAMAAASGSPLQGALIMGVFGLCTIPPMYLLAISIDFFKRYQGLRRLLNTLAGLSILFFAAVFLYKAARLTGFVPVT; encoded by the coding sequence ATGGATATACTGGACAATCTCTATTTTATCGCGGGAATAGCTCTGGCGGGTGGATTCAGCCACTGTATCGGCATGTGCGGCGGCATCGTGGTTGCCTACACTACCGCCAAGGGGGAAGCACTCAGCCGCTGGCAGCGTCTGAGTGGACACCTGCTCTATAACCTGGGGCGCACCACAACCTACGTGGCCATGGGCGCCCTGCTGGCGCTGCTGGGTATCGCCTTTCGACTTGACCGCACCCTGCACGGTATCTTCTTTGTGGCGGTGGCGCTGCTCATGGTTGTGATCGGCCTGCAGTTTCTGGGAGTGGGCCGGATTCCCCTGCTGTGGGATCCGGCTTCCAGCGGCGTTTTCCAACAAACCTTCCGCCGCTTTACCCGGAGCCCTTCGCTGTGGAGCTATTTCGGCCTGGGACTTTTGAACGGTCTGCTGCCCTGCGGTTTTGTCTACTTCTTTGCCGCCATGGCGGCAGCCAGCGGCTCACCCCTGCAGGGCGCGCTGATCATGGGGGTATTCGGGCTGTGCACCATTCCCCCCATGTATCTGCTGGCCATCTCCATCGACTTCTTCAAACGCTACCAGGGGCTGCGCAGGCTGCTCAACACCCTTGCCGGACTGAGCATCCTCTTCTTCGCGGCGGTTTTTCTCTACAAGGCTGCCAGGCTGACAGGTTTTGTTCCGGTCACTTAA
- a CDS encoding amidoligase family protein — protein MSFAQPPLIYNQHGSIRHVGVELEYTHVEPLMVVRDIQKLWGGRHHEVNSHVHKIKDTELGDFTVELDSILLSSGKYTEFLQKMGVDGDTLILGDDLEALLANVASVLVPYELVTPPLPMDQLHHAETLRECLRQRGALGTRSAWRFAFGLHFNPEVPSFEVPSILAHLQAFCVLYPWIFRESAIDYTRRISPYIDEFPAEYLKLILQPEYAPDMGQLIEHYLEHNPTRNRPLDMLPLFSHIAPDLVDRYPIESELNKSRPTFHYRLPNSLVDEEDWRIAHPWRYWVEVEKLAANSHVLHAMSQELLELLHSPLSIISWQWPGKVEGWLQ, from the coding sequence ATGTCCTTCGCGCAGCCGCCACTGATTTACAATCAGCACGGCAGCATCCGGCATGTTGGTGTGGAACTGGAGTATACACACGTTGAGCCATTAATGGTCGTGCGGGATATACAGAAACTGTGGGGTGGCCGGCACCATGAGGTGAATTCCCATGTCCACAAGATCAAGGATACTGAGCTGGGTGATTTCACCGTGGAGCTCGACTCCATTCTCCTGAGCTCTGGAAAGTATACCGAGTTCCTGCAGAAGATGGGTGTCGATGGTGACACCCTGATTCTGGGAGATGACCTGGAAGCCTTGTTGGCCAACGTGGCTTCTGTACTGGTTCCCTATGAGCTGGTAACGCCACCACTGCCCATGGATCAGCTCCACCATGCCGAGACCCTGCGGGAGTGCCTTCGGCAGCGCGGCGCCCTGGGTACCAGGTCAGCATGGCGATTTGCCTTCGGCCTGCACTTCAACCCGGAGGTGCCAAGCTTTGAGGTACCCTCAATCCTGGCTCACCTGCAGGCATTCTGTGTACTCTACCCCTGGATATTCCGCGAATCTGCCATCGACTACACCAGACGCATCAGCCCCTATATTGATGAATTTCCGGCAGAGTATCTGAAACTCATACTCCAGCCAGAGTACGCTCCAGATATGGGCCAGCTGATAGAGCACTACCTGGAGCACAATCCCACCCGCAACCGCCCCCTGGACATGCTGCCCCTGTTCAGCCACATAGCTCCTGATCTGGTAGACCGTTACCCCATCGAAAGTGAGCTCAATAAAAGCCGCCCGACCTTTCACTATCGCCTGCCCAACAGTCTGGTAGATGAAGAAGACTGGCGCATTGCCCATCCGTGGCGCTACTGGGTTGAGGTGGAAAAACTGGCTGCCAACAGCCATGTTCTTCACGCCATGTCCCAGGAGCTGCTTGAACTTCTGCACAGCCCCCTGAGCATTATCAGCTGGCAATGGCCCGGCAAGGTTGAGGGTTGGCTGCAGTGA